ACCTGTATGTATGCACCGAGCACCTAGGGGATGGATCTGGGAGACAATGGAACCATAAGTAGAATGGGCTTAGGCTGGTTCTACTTTAACAGGTTCGAACGGTGGGCGCAATGAGAGAGATGTGGAAGATACCGAAACCTTTGTCGACGTCTATCTTAGGTCGTTTTACTCGTGGAGATAAGGCCTTCCTTAATCAACCAGTCGGCAATCTGGACCACACACTCTTCGACACTCGACTTGTCGGTCCTAATGATGATCTCGGGGTTCAAAGGCTCCTCGTAGGGAGCGGAAATGCCGGTGAAGTCCTTAATCTCTCCAGCCCTCGCCTTCTTGTAAAGACCCTTGGGGTCGCGCTGCTCAGCAACCTCAAGGGGCACGTCGACGAAGATCTCGATGAAGGGAATGGCATCGTCGTTGTTCTGACCGGCCTGGGCGTGTAGCTCGCGAGCTACTTGGCGATCGGCGCGGTAGGGGGAGATGAAGGAGGTGATAGCGACAGTTGAGGAGTCAGCAAACAGCTTGGCGACCTGTCCGCGGTTGGCGCAGATTGGTTAGAAGAATCTCTAGGGTGGACAATGCGAAGGTTGAGAACCACGCAATAAGAGGTTTGAAGCATACCTCTGCGATGCGACGGATGTTCTCGTTGCGGTCCTTTTCGGAGAAACCGAGGTCCTTGTTGAGCCCGAACCGAACGTTGTCGCCATCCAGACGGTAGGCGGCAACTCCCAGGTGCAGCAGATGCTGTTCAAGGGCGGTGGCAACGGTAGACTTGCCCGAGGCAGAGAGTCCGGTCAGCCACATAGTGAAGCCGCGCTGGCTGCGAAGCTTGTTGCGCTCATGAcgcgagagggaggggtgcCATGTGATGTTGCTATTGGGTTGAAATGAGCGTGTTAGCCAACTCCAAATCATACATCCAGAGCGCGTAGAGTAAGTGTTATGGCAGTATGGCGGGGTAGTGGGCGCAATAAAAACAGACAGCTTGGGTGACTGCGGGGTCTTGAGAACATGAGGGCAGTAAATATccgagagagaaaaaggtAGGATAAGCATCGGCCGAATCAAGACACATGTTGGGCTTCTGCATATGATGGTACTCACGTAGCCATTGTAGGTTTTTGGTATAAGAGGTGTTGATAATTCCACACGCAAAAAAAATGTGACGGTTGAGAATCGAGTGGGTGGCAGTTCAAggcggagggagaggacgaggagcacgACGTATCTTTCTATGTTAAAACGTACGGCACTTCAAACGCAAAAATGGACCGAGTAATGGCACTTCCCTTTTGAGTTATATAAGCTAAGCTACAATGGGTTGAGAGGTAAGGCCAAGGCAAAAACTAAGTCAGTAGGTAGGTATACCCTGCGCGTTGTGGGCTGTTGTGTAAGACGTCGCCGGAACTTCCATCACAATGCCTCACCCACATCCTCGCCCATTCGGCCCCAAATAGCCTGTCGTTCCCCTCCGCCCCGCTCATGAGTGTGCCTAAAAATCGGCTGCCATAGGCGGCTTTCGGAAGGGGACGTGGAGCGCACCGGCATCGGCTTCGTCTGCTTCCAAGGCAGGAAGCGGGTGCAGTGGGAAGAGCGCATTGATACGGTTCCCCTCCAAGCCGTGAGTGCCAATAGCAGACTTCAAGGAGAAAAATTCGACTCGAGATGCGACAGAGTGAGCGCCGACCGATGGCGTCAGATCGGCTAAAGGTGGACCATCGCTTGGCGGGTCTTCCACGTCACAGCGCCAGGt
The DNA window shown above is from Colletotrichum destructivum chromosome 2, complete sequence and carries:
- a CDS encoding Putative adenylyl-sulfate kinase, P-loop containing nucleoside triphosphate hydrolase, producing the protein MATNITWHPSLSRHERNKLRSQRGFTMWLTGLSASGKSTVATALEQHLLHLGVAAYRLDGDNVRFGLNKDLGFSEKDRNENIRRIAEVAKLFADSSTVAITSFISPYRADRQVARELHAQAGQNNDDAIPFIEIFVDVPLEVAEQRDPKGLYKKARAGEIKDFTGISAPYEEPLNPEIIIRTDKSSVEECVVQIADWLIKEGLISTSKTT